The following coding sequences lie in one Candidatus Curtissbacteria bacterium genomic window:
- a CDS encoding glycosyltransferase family 4 protein, producing the protein MKIGIDVSQIVYGTGVSNYTKSLVENLLKIDNKNEYVLFGSSLRSKKKLKEFKDSLKDYQNVEFKIASIPPTLLEFVWNRLRVLPIEKFIGEVDIFHSSDWTQPKIKSPKTKRVTTIHDMVTYIFPASLHPKIIAAQKRRLKHVKSEVDVIIADSETTKDDVTKFLHIPQDKIKVVYLAASGDFQPQDDEKINQALEKYKIRKPYILSVATQEPRKNIQKLLDVFETILKDNPQFHLVLTGKYGWGSGFHSPENVIWTNYVSQEDLVSLYAGCRVFVYPSLYEGFGLPILEAMACGAPVVTSNNSSMAEIAKDAAILVDPRSEGQLTRAIQMVINLNMDNYQKMVRASLGRARRYSWTKTAKETLAIYEELAKGPELDTQAPDA; encoded by the coding sequence GAATTACACTAAAAGCCTCGTAGAAAACCTTTTAAAAATAGACAACAAGAACGAATACGTCCTATTTGGATCTTCCCTAAGATCGAAAAAAAAATTAAAAGAATTCAAAGACAGCCTTAAGGATTACCAAAATGTGGAATTTAAAATTGCCTCAATTCCCCCCACGCTTCTAGAATTTGTCTGGAACAGATTGAGGGTTCTTCCGATAGAAAAATTTATTGGAGAAGTCGATATTTTTCACTCTTCTGATTGGACCCAGCCAAAAATAAAAAGCCCAAAAACTAAAAGAGTGACGACTATTCACGATATGGTTACTTATATATTTCCGGCGTCGCTTCACCCGAAAATCATTGCTGCCCAGAAAAGAAGACTCAAACACGTAAAGAGTGAAGTTGACGTCATCATCGCTGATTCGGAAACGACTAAGGACGACGTCACAAAATTCTTACACATTCCGCAGGATAAAATTAAAGTAGTCTATCTGGCGGCGTCTGGTGACTTTCAACCCCAAGACGACGAAAAAATAAATCAGGCTTTAGAAAAATATAAAATTAGAAAACCCTACATTCTGTCTGTTGCAACACAGGAGCCAAGGAAAAATATTCAAAAACTTCTCGACGTTTTCGAAACTATTCTCAAAGATAACCCTCAGTTCCACCTCGTACTAACCGGTAAGTACGGTTGGGGCTCGGGCTTCCATTCGCCGGAAAATGTAATTTGGACTAACTACGTATCTCAAGAAGATTTAGTCAGTCTTTATGCTGGGTGCAGAGTGTTCGTTTATCCTTCTCTTTACGAAGGTTTCGGTCTTCCAATTTTAGAAGCCATGGCCTGCGGAGCCCCCGTTGTCACTTCAAATAATTCCTCGATGGCAGAAATAGCAAAAGACGCGGCAATTCTAGTCGATCCAAGAAGCGAAGGACAACTCACAAGAGCTATTCAAATGGTAATAAACTTAAACATGGACAATTACCAAAAGATGGTAAGGGCAAGTCTCGGACGAGCAAGGCGCTATTCTTGGACTAAAACAGCAAAAGAAACCCTCGCGATTTACGAAGAGTTAGCCAAAGGCCCTGAGCTTGACACTCAAGCTCCAGATGCTTAA
- a CDS encoding glycosyltransferase family 4 protein — protein MLIGVDANEANVKNRVGSGTHAFELLKQFAELATSKHQFEIFLKEKPLEDLPKENQNFKYKVFGPKKLWTQFALPLRLLGNKPDVFFSMTHYGPRFSRVPNVVTIYDLSYLHYPELFNKDDLYQLKSWSKYSIEGAKHIIAISQSTKDDIIKNYGVSPSKISVTYMGYDQKLFKPQNKSKIDNIKKKYKIGGDYIIFVGTLQPRKNIERLIEAFAEVNSKIPDVELMIAGKKGWLFEPIFEKVKKLNLEKEIIFTDYVPDDDLPPLIAGAKVYILPSLWEGFGIPVIEAQACGVPVSVSETSSLPEVVDKSGFTFDPEKVPEITSSLLVLLTDDKLRSMLIEKGFKNVKRFSWEKCAKETLKILVSV, from the coding sequence ATGCTCATTGGTGTCGACGCGAACGAGGCAAATGTAAAAAACAGAGTTGGTTCCGGAACCCACGCATTCGAACTTCTTAAGCAATTCGCCGAGCTCGCAACAAGCAAACATCAATTCGAAATTTTTCTCAAGGAAAAACCGCTCGAGGATCTACCTAAAGAAAATCAAAACTTTAAATACAAAGTATTCGGACCCAAAAAACTTTGGACGCAATTTGCCCTTCCACTAAGACTTTTGGGTAACAAACCCGACGTTTTTTTCTCGATGACACACTATGGTCCGAGGTTCTCGAGAGTTCCCAATGTCGTTACAATTTACGACCTTTCATATCTACACTATCCGGAACTCTTCAATAAAGACGACCTTTACCAATTAAAATCTTGGTCCAAATACTCCATAGAGGGTGCCAAACACATAATTGCCATTTCCCAATCCACAAAAGACGACATTATTAAAAATTACGGAGTAAGCCCCTCAAAAATTTCCGTAACCTATATGGGTTACGACCAAAAACTATTTAAGCCTCAAAATAAATCAAAAATAGACAATATAAAAAAGAAGTACAAAATTGGCGGCGACTACATTATATTCGTCGGCACACTCCAACCGCGCAAAAACATAGAACGCCTGATAGAAGCTTTTGCAGAGGTAAATTCTAAAATTCCGGACGTTGAATTAATGATAGCCGGCAAAAAAGGATGGCTCTTTGAACCCATCTTTGAAAAAGTGAAAAAACTTAATCTGGAAAAGGAAATCATCTTTACGGACTATGTACCGGATGACGACCTGCCACCATTAATAGCCGGCGCTAAGGTTTATATCCTTCCTTCGCTTTGGGAGGGATTCGGTATTCCTGTAATTGAAGCTCAGGCATGCGGGGTTCCCGTCTCAGTTTCAGAAACATCAAGCCTTCCTGAAGTTGTTGATAAAAGCGGATTTACATTCGATCCCGAAAAAGTTCCCGAAATTACGTCAAGCCTTTTAGTTTTGCTAACCGATGACAAGCTTAGATCAATGCTGATAGAAAAGGGATTCAAAAACGTCAAAAGATTCTCTTGGGAAAAGTGTGCGAAGGAGACACTAAAAATTTTAGTATCTGTATAA
- a CDS encoding DMT family transporter, translating into MTLLIFFLTAIVGGTGSPLIKHAVEIFPPMSFIFLRGILSSILILPFAYKEIKNPKPHKKLLFISTLLFAANWVFFALGIQRTTVLMGQAIYIPTGIIVAIIGFIFLKEKLTREQISGLVITLLGLSVLIVGSVKGQDLSSVGTPLGNLLVVGGLLSWASFTVVSRKISAYYSTFGLTIINFATTAVLALAIMPLVGESPTSIPVNSSSVVSILSVTAGTTAFFLLYQYLIKNTSAFLASLVIYPVSVFGALGGIIFYGEKLTPAFVTGSALIVLGVFTATSYQYAKKYIRWPLIYR; encoded by the coding sequence ATGACGCTACTGATCTTCTTCCTGACCGCCATTGTTGGTGGAACAGGCTCACCCCTCATTAAACACGCAGTCGAAATATTCCCCCCGATGTCGTTCATATTTTTAAGGGGAATATTATCAAGTATCCTTATTTTGCCGTTTGCTTACAAGGAAATAAAAAACCCGAAACCACACAAGAAACTACTTTTTATCTCAACCCTCCTTTTTGCTGCGAATTGGGTTTTCTTCGCTCTAGGGATTCAAAGGACTACCGTTCTAATGGGACAAGCAATCTATATTCCAACAGGCATAATAGTCGCAATAATAGGGTTTATATTCCTGAAAGAAAAACTCACCCGAGAGCAAATCAGCGGGTTAGTTATTACTTTATTGGGACTTTCGGTCCTAATTGTAGGTTCGGTTAAAGGTCAAGATTTGTCATCAGTCGGAACTCCGCTCGGTAACTTGCTTGTTGTGGGAGGTCTTCTTAGTTGGGCAAGTTTTACAGTGGTTTCCAGAAAGATCAGCGCATACTACAGTACTTTCGGCCTAACAATTATTAATTTTGCAACAACAGCAGTTCTTGCACTGGCAATCATGCCGCTTGTTGGTGAGAGTCCGACATCTATCCCTGTCAACTCAAGCTCAGTCGTCTCGATTTTGTCAGTCACTGCAGGAACAACTGCCTTCTTCCTCCTTTATCAGTACCTCATTAAAAATACTTCTGCTTTTTTAGCGTCCCTAGTTATTTATCCTGTTTCTGTTTTTGGCGCACTTGGGGGTATAATTTTTTATGGAGAAAAACTAACTCCTGCGTTCGTTACAGGAAGCGCATTAATCGTCCTTGGAGTTTTCACCGCGACATCGTATCAGTACGCTAAAAAATACATCAGATGGCCATTGATATATCGGTAA
- a CDS encoding glycosyltransferase family 2 protein, giving the protein MAIDISVIIVNWNTKKLLEDAISSLFKYSKDVAFEVIVVDNGSEDGSIEMVKKKFPNVKLIEHGYNAGFTKGNNSGIKVAKGKYIFLFNSDAYLIENTLKKLVEKADSLKNLGAMGPLLLNEDRTIQQSVGFDPHLPQVFWWMTFIDDLPGGSLLNPYHVDHDSFYKKEREVGWVTAAAILLPKKVINKVGMFDETIFMYGEEVDWCYRIKKAGYKIYFSPSTKMVHIGRGSMGKVSKNAIIGEYKGIVYFYKKHKGFVSLQISRMLLKIGALARILIFGALGRKELAKFYAEALKVA; this is encoded by the coding sequence ATGGCCATTGATATATCGGTAATTATCGTCAACTGGAATACAAAGAAACTTTTAGAAGACGCGATCTCGTCCCTTTTTAAGTATTCAAAAGACGTCGCTTTCGAAGTCATAGTCGTCGACAACGGCTCCGAAGACGGAAGTATCGAAATGGTCAAGAAGAAATTCCCCAATGTAAAGTTAATCGAACACGGCTATAACGCCGGTTTTACAAAAGGAAACAATAGCGGGATAAAAGTCGCCAAAGGGAAGTACATTTTCTTATTCAATTCCGACGCTTACTTAATTGAAAACACGCTTAAAAAACTAGTCGAAAAAGCGGACAGCCTCAAAAACCTCGGCGCGATGGGGCCTCTCCTTCTAAACGAAGATAGAACAATCCAACAATCTGTCGGTTTCGACCCTCACCTTCCCCAAGTGTTCTGGTGGATGACCTTCATTGATGACCTTCCTGGCGGCTCACTGCTTAATCCCTATCATGTAGACCATGACAGTTTTTATAAAAAGGAAAGAGAAGTCGGATGGGTAACAGCGGCCGCGATTCTGCTACCGAAAAAGGTTATTAATAAGGTAGGAATGTTCGACGAAACCATTTTTATGTACGGTGAAGAGGTCGACTGGTGCTATAGAATTAAAAAAGCGGGATACAAGATATATTTTTCCCCAAGCACAAAAATGGTCCACATAGGCCGCGGCTCGATGGGTAAGGTTTCCAAAAACGCTATTATCGGGGAGTACAAGGGCATTGTCTATTTTTATAAAAAGCACAAAGGTTTTGTGTCTTTGCAAATAAGCCGTATGTTACTTAAAATAGGAGCACTGGCTCGAATTCTGATCTTCGGTGCCTTAGGCAGAAAGGAACTCGCCAAATTCTATGCGGAAGCTCTTAAAGTGGCTTGA